A genomic region of Candidatus Zixiibacteriota bacterium contains the following coding sequences:
- a CDS encoding glycosyltransferase family 4 protein: MRIGIIAPLEMRVPPVGYGGTELVVSLLTEELVKNGHQVTLFASGDSVTRAKLESVCPAFLRGSGRDKAILNLLNVASCLERAREFDIIHNHTFVEGMATAGLVKTPVLTTLHGNLNGDGLLLFERYAGWYNTISHACKARLPHKERFAGVIYNAIDVPSYPFNGARRADHLLFLSRMSVEKGPHLAIEIARRTGRRLVLAGNVDTVDEEFFKREVMPRVDGDQIRYVGEADYARKRELMAEACCLLAPITWPEPFGLFMIEAMACGTPVIAFRRGAAPEVVRDGETGFIVDDLDAMARAIDRVPEIAPERCRAHVQAHFDAPQMAAAYAAAYERILSLQPRPSIRPAGISSGERKSPGTASPQLAA, translated from the coding sequence ATGCGGATCGGAATCATCGCGCCTCTCGAAATGCGAGTGCCGCCGGTGGGGTACGGCGGAACCGAGCTGGTGGTCAGCCTGCTCACCGAAGAGCTGGTGAAGAACGGTCATCAGGTCACCCTGTTCGCAAGCGGTGACTCCGTTACCCGGGCGAAGCTCGAATCGGTCTGTCCGGCCTTCCTGCGCGGCTCCGGCAGGGACAAAGCGATCCTGAACCTGCTCAACGTCGCGTCCTGCCTGGAGCGGGCGCGGGAATTCGACATCATTCACAATCACACGTTCGTCGAAGGCATGGCGACGGCCGGGCTGGTGAAGACGCCGGTGCTGACGACGCTGCACGGCAATCTCAACGGCGACGGCCTGCTGCTGTTCGAGCGCTACGCGGGCTGGTACAACACGATCAGCCATGCCTGCAAGGCCCGGCTGCCGCACAAGGAAAGGTTCGCGGGGGTGATCTACAACGCGATCGACGTTCCGTCGTACCCCTTCAACGGGGCGCGGCGGGCCGATCATCTGCTTTTCCTCAGCCGGATGAGCGTCGAAAAAGGACCGCACCTCGCGATCGAGATCGCCCGGCGCACCGGTCGCAGGCTCGTTCTCGCGGGCAACGTCGACACCGTCGACGAGGAGTTCTTCAAGCGCGAGGTGATGCCTCGGGTCGACGGCGACCAGATCCGCTACGTCGGCGAGGCCGACTACGCGCGCAAGCGCGAGCTAATGGCGGAGGCGTGCTGTCTGCTCGCTCCGATCACGTGGCCCGAGCCGTTCGGCTTGTTCATGATCGAAGCGATGGCGTGCGGAACACCGGTGATCGCCTTTCGCCGCGGCGCGGCTCCCGAGGTGGTGCGGGACGGGGAAACCGGGTTCATCGTGGACGATCTCGACGCGATGGCGCGTGCGATCGATCGGGTCCCGGAGATCGCTCCGGAAAGGTGCCGCGCCCACGTACAAGCACACTTCGACGCGCCGCAGATGGCCGCCGCATACGCGGCAGCCTACGAGCGCATCCTGTCACTACAGCCGCGACCCTCGATACGGCCGGCGGGAATCTCGAGCGGCGAGCGTAAGAGCCCGGGAACGGCATCCCCCCAGCTGGCGGCGTGA
- a CDS encoding xanthine dehydrogenase family protein molybdopterin-binding subunit gives MAKAEYSVLGRNIPRFGGVERVTGAGIYGIDLELRNALHGGILRSRYAHAKILSIDTRAAKAVPGVHAVVTGADAPDVRYGRTYIDRYMLARHKVRYMGDPVAAVAAESPAAVREALKKIEVVYEPLPVVLDPEEAMRPEAPTLHEDMPLPKNLPPDAGVKNVCSFSRVLVGDPDKAMAEADVVVEEAYETQMIHPQYLEPRIAAAQVEPDGRITVWANAQAPFSVRSDVARLLAVPLNRVRILSTELGGGFGGKASGITSGAAIEPICALLAVKSKRPVMIVLDKAEETVSTTIRSAARMYLKTGVKKDGTIVARIGKVIFDAGAYSGFGAMAGARCTSMLGGWYLMPNCRIDGYVVYTNKQVCGPVRGPGGPQAAFAVESHMDSIAARLGMDPVEFRLKNCPEPGDGIVGVPKLRDVSLGETIRLAAERIGWGKVKLEKNQGIGIATGSWIESAGPGGGAVVKVNEDGSVTVHIGKIDMGTAPRFGIPLIVAEELGVPVEDVTVVNVDTDASPWDAGTVGSRAILVSGTAARLAAIDARNQLLRLAATQLEANPEDLEIKDKQIRVKGTPTKSVSLAAVVTAAHNVIGEVIGRGYFDNKAMEAAEKERGSSQPFTTHACIVEVDPETGKVKILRYVAVHDIGFPIHPAAVEGQIEGAAAMGIGQALCEQVVFDENGRTLNPSFVDYLMPTINMMPRIETVLVPGYPGAGPYGAKGAGEIGCVPPMAAIANAIYNATGVRIRKVPLSPENVLRALRQARP, from the coding sequence ATGGCGAAGGCGGAATACAGCGTGCTGGGAAGAAACATCCCGCGCTTCGGGGGCGTCGAGCGGGTCACCGGCGCGGGAATCTACGGCATCGATCTGGAGCTCAGGAATGCGCTTCACGGCGGCATCCTGCGCAGCCGTTACGCCCACGCGAAGATCCTCTCCATTGACACCCGGGCGGCCAAAGCGGTTCCGGGAGTGCATGCCGTGGTCACGGGCGCGGATGCGCCGGACGTGCGCTACGGGCGCACGTACATCGATCGCTACATGCTTGCCAGGCACAAGGTCCGTTACATGGGAGACCCGGTGGCCGCCGTCGCCGCCGAGAGCCCGGCGGCCGTCAGGGAAGCGCTCAAGAAGATCGAGGTCGTTTACGAGCCGCTTCCCGTGGTGCTCGATCCGGAGGAAGCAATGCGGCCGGAAGCGCCCACGCTGCACGAGGACATGCCGCTGCCCAAGAATCTCCCGCCGGACGCCGGAGTGAAGAACGTGTGCAGTTTTTCCAGGGTGCTCGTGGGCGACCCGGATAAGGCGATGGCGGAAGCGGACGTGGTGGTCGAAGAAGCCTACGAGACGCAGATGATCCACCCGCAGTACCTCGAGCCGCGGATCGCGGCGGCGCAGGTGGAGCCCGACGGGAGAATCACGGTTTGGGCGAACGCTCAGGCGCCGTTCAGCGTGCGCAGCGACGTCGCCCGGCTGCTGGCAGTCCCGCTCAACCGGGTGCGGATTCTCTCGACCGAGCTCGGCGGCGGCTTCGGCGGCAAGGCGAGCGGGATCACTTCGGGGGCGGCGATCGAGCCGATCTGCGCGCTGCTCGCGGTCAAGTCGAAGCGTCCAGTGATGATCGTCCTCGACAAAGCGGAGGAAACGGTCTCCACGACGATCCGTTCGGCGGCGCGGATGTATCTCAAGACCGGCGTGAAGAAAGACGGGACGATCGTGGCGCGCATCGGGAAGGTGATTTTCGACGCGGGCGCGTATTCAGGGTTCGGAGCCATGGCGGGGGCGCGTTGCACGAGCATGCTCGGCGGGTGGTACCTCATGCCGAACTGCCGCATCGACGGCTACGTCGTGTACACGAACAAACAGGTCTGCGGTCCGGTCCGCGGGCCCGGAGGCCCGCAGGCTGCATTCGCCGTCGAATCGCACATGGACTCGATCGCCGCGCGGCTCGGAATGGATCCGGTCGAGTTCCGCCTGAAAAACTGCCCCGAGCCGGGCGACGGGATCGTGGGAGTGCCGAAGCTGCGCGACGTCTCTCTGGGCGAAACGATCCGCCTGGCGGCGGAACGAATCGGATGGGGCAAGGTCAAGCTCGAGAAGAACCAGGGCATCGGGATCGCCACGGGCTCCTGGATCGAGAGCGCGGGGCCCGGTGGGGGCGCCGTGGTCAAGGTGAACGAGGATGGATCGGTCACCGTTCACATCGGCAAGATCGACATGGGAACCGCGCCGCGATTCGGCATCCCGCTGATCGTGGCCGAAGAGCTGGGGGTGCCGGTCGAGGACGTCACGGTAGTCAACGTCGATACGGACGCGAGCCCGTGGGACGCCGGCACCGTGGGAAGCCGGGCCATCCTGGTTTCGGGAACAGCGGCGCGGCTTGCCGCCATCGACGCCCGCAACCAGCTCCTGAGACTGGCCGCGACTCAGCTCGAAGCGAATCCGGAAGATCTGGAAATCAAGGACAAGCAGATCCGCGTCAAGGGAACCCCGACCAAGTCCGTTTCGCTCGCGGCGGTGGTCACCGCCGCGCACAACGTCATCGGGGAGGTGATCGGGCGGGGCTATTTCGACAACAAGGCGATGGAGGCGGCGGAAAAGGAGCGGGGCAGCTCGCAGCCGTTTACCACGCATGCCTGTATCGTCGAGGTCGACCCGGAGACGGGGAAGGTGAAGATCCTGAGATACGTGGCCGTGCACGATATCGGTTTTCCCATCCACCCGGCTGCGGTCGAAGGGCAAATCGAGGGCGCGGCGGCGATGGGGATCGGACAGGCGCTTTGCGAGCAGGTGGTGTTCGACGAAAACGGCAGGACTCTCAACCCCTCGTTCGTCGATTATCTCATGCCGACCATCAACATGATGCCGCGCATCGAGACGGTGCTCGTGCCCGGCTATCCCGGGGCCGGGCCATACGGGGCCAAGGGGGCCGGGGAAATCGGTTGCGTTCCGCCGATGGCCGCCATAGCCAACGCCATCTACAACGCCACCGGCGTGCGCATCCGGAAGGTTCCCTTGAGTCCGGAAAACGTGCTGCGGGCGCTGCGGCAGGCCCGGCCCTGA
- a CDS encoding xanthine dehydrogenase family protein subunit M: MEYFEPRTIGDALAVLARYGERARVIAGGTDVMVDMKYKEEPECLVNIKRISGLREIRENGGSVSVGPLATIRQLEANPSVRARLPVLWDACRQFASLQIRNTATIGGNVCRASPSGETLAPLLVLEALGTLAFPEGERREPLRGFFHGPGRTSLGGSGLLTKIEIPYPKDGSAGVYLKHAVRGPMDIAVVGVAVLLVPDEAGDTVAEARIGLGAVAPTPIRASGAEEALRGRPLTAALAAEAAGMAAAEASPISDQRASAEYRRWIVETLVRRGLEQAWRKATGKEVAR; the protein is encoded by the coding sequence ATGGAATATTTCGAGCCCAGAACGATCGGTGACGCGCTGGCGGTGCTCGCACGTTACGGCGAGCGGGCCCGGGTGATCGCGGGCGGGACCGACGTCATGGTCGATATGAAGTACAAGGAAGAGCCCGAATGCCTGGTGAACATCAAGCGGATCTCGGGACTCCGTGAGATTCGGGAAAACGGAGGCAGCGTGAGCGTGGGGCCGCTGGCGACGATCCGGCAGCTGGAGGCCAACCCGTCGGTGCGAGCTCGGCTGCCGGTGCTGTGGGACGCGTGCCGGCAGTTCGCCTCGCTGCAGATTCGCAACACCGCCACGATCGGGGGCAATGTCTGTAGAGCGTCGCCTTCGGGCGAGACGCTGGCGCCCCTGCTGGTCCTCGAGGCGCTGGGCACGCTCGCGTTTCCCGAGGGGGAGAGGAGAGAGCCATTGAGAGGATTCTTTCACGGGCCGGGGCGGACGAGCCTCGGCGGCAGCGGCTTGCTCACTAAAATCGAGATTCCGTATCCGAAAGACGGCAGCGCGGGCGTTTACCTGAAGCACGCGGTGCGCGGCCCGATGGACATCGCCGTCGTCGGGGTCGCGGTGCTGCTGGTTCCGGACGAGGCCGGGGACACGGTGGCGGAAGCGCGGATCGGGTTGGGAGCGGTGGCACCGACCCCGATTCGCGCGAGTGGGGCGGAAGAGGCGCTGCGCGGCAGGCCGCTGACCGCTGCGCTCGCCGCGGAGGCGGCGGGCATGGCCGCCGCCGAGGCGAGCCCGATCAGCGATCAGCGTGCCAGCGCGGAGTATCGCCGTTGGATCGTGGAGACACTGGTGCGCCGGGGCCTGGAGCAGGCCTGGCGGAAAGCGACGGGCAAGGAGGTGGCGCGATGA
- a CDS encoding xanthine dehydrogenase family protein molybdopterin-binding subunit, translating to MSGRAVYAADVSLPGMLWAKILRSPHAHARIARIDVSKAARARGVRAVVTGADVKGSYVGKQIRDMPVLCWDVVRFVGDRVAAVAAESADAAEEALRLIEVDYEELPAVFDPLEAMKDGAPRIHESAGRYEGVPRDKLADDVRNGLTRLAWRKGDVEEGFRRADLVLEHSFSIPARHQGYIEPHACLVAAGGKRIQVWTSAKNPFGVRSQLAKAVSVPEERIVVHPVAVGGDFGGKGDAVDLPIAYHLSLRAGRPVKIVVSYAEELAAGNPAHPTFVTVRSGVTRDGRILARSLRAVHASGAYGALKANASLATWHYVGVPYRVEHSSFEFLQVYTNTVPGGYYRSPGAVATVFAIESHTDLIARELGIDPAEFRLRNLLGEGEEDAVGHRLCNVRFREVLRAALDAAGWSAPKPGPHWGRGIAISGRHIGGGDTGVVLTAESDGTLTVVSPTIDQGAGTHTVLRQLVAEAMHVAVDRVRVVVEDTDASPRDSGVRASRVTYVAGQAVLEACARLREELLRRAADTLECAVGDLEMVDGEFRLRQDPGQRVTLRRLVARSGGPLSASAHRDYPYPDDVSYVCAQVAEVEVDGETGAVRAARIVSAHDVGTVINPVTHQGQIDGAAVMGLGQGLMEELKISDGRVANANLGDYKLPTIADIPVLKTVLVESPGGVGPFEAKPIGEFANNGPPAALANAVADAVGVRLFELPLAAEKIYRALRKGL from the coding sequence GTGTCGGGACGGGCTGTGTACGCGGCGGACGTAAGCTTGCCGGGAATGCTGTGGGCCAAAATTCTGCGTTCCCCCCATGCGCACGCGCGGATCGCGCGGATCGACGTGAGCAAGGCGGCGCGCGCGCGGGGCGTGCGTGCCGTCGTGACCGGAGCCGACGTCAAGGGTTCTTACGTCGGCAAGCAGATCCGCGACATGCCTGTCCTCTGCTGGGATGTCGTTCGCTTCGTCGGCGACCGGGTGGCCGCCGTCGCGGCGGAAAGCGCGGATGCGGCGGAAGAAGCGTTGCGTCTTATCGAGGTCGATTACGAAGAGCTGCCCGCGGTGTTCGATCCCCTGGAGGCGATGAAGGACGGTGCGCCGCGGATTCACGAGAGCGCGGGGAGGTACGAGGGTGTGCCGCGGGACAAGCTGGCGGACGACGTTCGCAACGGGCTCACCCGGCTCGCGTGGCGCAAGGGTGACGTCGAGGAAGGATTCCGCCGCGCCGATCTCGTCCTGGAGCACTCCTTTTCTATCCCGGCGCGCCACCAGGGCTACATCGAGCCGCACGCCTGCCTGGTGGCGGCGGGAGGGAAACGGATCCAGGTGTGGACGTCGGCGAAAAATCCTTTCGGCGTCCGCTCGCAGCTCGCGAAGGCGGTGAGCGTTCCCGAAGAGCGGATCGTCGTCCATCCGGTGGCGGTCGGCGGAGATTTCGGAGGAAAGGGCGACGCGGTCGACCTGCCGATCGCCTACCATCTTTCGCTGCGTGCGGGCCGCCCGGTCAAGATCGTGGTGAGCTACGCCGAGGAGCTCGCCGCAGGCAATCCGGCGCATCCTACGTTCGTCACCGTGCGGAGCGGGGTGACCCGGGACGGCCGCATCCTGGCGCGGTCGTTGCGCGCGGTGCACGCGAGCGGCGCCTACGGTGCGCTGAAGGCGAACGCGTCGCTCGCTACGTGGCACTACGTCGGCGTGCCGTATCGTGTGGAGCACTCCTCGTTCGAGTTTCTCCAGGTCTACACCAACACGGTGCCCGGAGGCTATTACCGGAGCCCGGGAGCCGTGGCGACCGTATTTGCGATCGAAAGCCACACGGACTTGATCGCTCGCGAACTGGGAATCGACCCGGCGGAATTTCGTCTTCGAAATCTGCTCGGCGAGGGTGAGGAAGACGCCGTCGGCCACCGGCTGTGCAACGTGCGCTTCCGCGAAGTTCTCCGGGCCGCCCTGGATGCGGCCGGGTGGAGTGCGCCGAAACCGGGTCCCCATTGGGGACGAGGCATCGCGATCTCCGGCCGTCACATCGGCGGCGGCGACACCGGCGTGGTCCTTACCGCGGAGAGCGACGGGACGCTGACGGTCGTGAGCCCGACCATCGATCAGGGCGCGGGGACGCACACCGTTCTGCGCCAGCTGGTTGCGGAAGCGATGCATGTGGCCGTCGATCGCGTCCGGGTGGTCGTCGAGGATACCGACGCAAGTCCGCGGGACAGCGGGGTCAGGGCGAGCCGGGTGACTTACGTGGCCGGACAGGCGGTGCTGGAAGCGTGCGCTCGCCTTCGCGAAGAGCTCCTCCGCCGGGCGGCCGATACGCTCGAGTGCGCCGTCGGCGATCTCGAGATGGTGGACGGGGAGTTCCGGCTGCGCCAGGATCCCGGACAGCGAGTCACGTTGCGCCGCCTCGTCGCGCGCAGCGGGGGGCCTCTCAGCGCGTCGGCTCACCGGGACTACCCTTATCCGGACGACGTAAGCTACGTCTGCGCGCAGGTGGCCGAGGTCGAAGTCGATGGGGAAACCGGCGCCGTGCGCGCCGCGCGGATCGTGAGCGCCCACGATGTCGGGACCGTGATCAATCCGGTGACGCACCAGGGTCAGATCGACGGGGCCGCAGTCATGGGCCTGGGGCAGGGCCTGATGGAGGAGCTGAAGATCTCCGACGGAAGGGTCGCCAACGCCAATCTCGGCGACTACAAGCTGCCGACGATCGCGGATATCCCCGTGCTGAAGACCGTTCTGGTCGAATCACCGGGGGGCGTGGGACCCTTCGAGGCGAAACCGATCGGCGAGTTTGCCAACAACGGCCCTCCCGCGGCGCTGGCCAACGCGGTCGCCGATGCGGTCGGCGTGCGTCTTTTCGAGCTGCCGCTCGCCGCGGAGAAAATCTACCGGGCGCTGCGAAAAGGGCTCTGA
- a CDS encoding membrane-associated protein, with product MAFLLLKIFYSLFVCVLVPAYWTRYGPSNFLWFSDLALLLGLAALWLESPLLASTQALSVVVFELIWIADFLVRAVSGKSPIGIAAYMFDPAEPRFFRGLSLFHVPLPFVLLGAVYRWGYDARALIAQTLLFWLVMIVCYFFTSPSKNINWAFGPGNPPRKLMPAPLYLVFLLIGVPLLVYLPTHLLLEAVAPPAGSF from the coding sequence ATGGCTTTTCTTCTGTTGAAGATTTTCTATTCGCTGTTCGTGTGCGTCCTGGTGCCCGCCTATTGGACGCGCTACGGTCCGTCGAATTTCCTCTGGTTTTCCGACCTTGCGCTGTTGCTCGGCCTCGCGGCGTTGTGGCTGGAGAGCCCGCTGCTGGCGAGCACCCAGGCGTTGTCGGTTGTCGTGTTCGAGCTGATCTGGATCGCGGATTTCCTCGTCCGGGCCGTCAGCGGCAAGAGCCCGATCGGTATTGCCGCGTACATGTTCGATCCGGCCGAACCGCGTTTCTTCCGCGGCCTGTCGTTGTTTCACGTCCCGCTCCCCTTCGTGCTTCTGGGGGCGGTTTATCGTTGGGGATATGACGCCCGCGCCTTGATCGCGCAGACCCTGCTCTTCTGGCTGGTAATGATCGTCTGTTACTTCTTCACGAGCCCGTCGAAGAACATCAACTGGGCCTTCGGGCCGGGAAATCCTCCGAGGAAACTCATGCCTGCGCCCTTGTACTTGGTCTTCCTGCTGATCGGCGTTCCGCTGCTCGTCTACCTCCCGACGCACCTCTTGCTCGAGGCCGTCGCTCCGCCTGCGGGTTCCTTCTGA
- a CDS encoding glutathione S-transferase family protein, whose product MRYELYYWPEIQGRGEFVRLALEDAGADYVDVARLSGRGRGVAALMRFLEGRSVKHPPFAPPFLRAGRLLIAQTANILFYLGPRLGLAPTSEAGRLWAHQLQLTIADWIEEIHSTHHPVSGGLYYEDQKREAKRRAEYFRAERLPKFLRYFDEILRRGPKGSAYLFGRPASYVDLSLFQMIAGLRYAFPRAMKRLEGTHPRLVALHDRVAGRPRLSAYLFSPRRLPFNQEDIFRYYPELDG is encoded by the coding sequence ATGCGCTACGAGCTCTACTACTGGCCGGAGATCCAGGGACGGGGCGAGTTCGTCAGGCTGGCGCTCGAGGACGCGGGTGCGGACTACGTCGATGTCGCCCGTCTTTCGGGGCGCGGCCGTGGGGTTGCGGCGTTGATGCGCTTTCTCGAGGGTCGCTCCGTAAAGCATCCGCCGTTCGCGCCGCCGTTTCTCAGGGCGGGCCGGTTGTTGATCGCCCAGACCGCGAATATTTTGTTCTATCTCGGGCCGAGGCTCGGCCTTGCGCCAACGAGCGAAGCCGGCCGGCTGTGGGCGCACCAGCTGCAGCTCACGATCGCCGACTGGATCGAGGAGATCCACAGCACGCACCATCCGGTTTCCGGCGGGCTTTACTACGAGGATCAGAAACGCGAGGCGAAACGCCGAGCGGAGTATTTCAGGGCGGAACGACTGCCCAAATTTCTTCGCTATTTCGATGAGATCCTGCGGCGAGGCCCGAAGGGAAGCGCTTATCTTTTCGGGCGGCCGGCCTCGTACGTCGATCTTTCGCTGTTCCAGATGATCGCGGGACTGCGCTATGCGTTTCCGCGCGCAATGAAACGACTCGAAGGTACCCACCCGAGGCTTGTGGCGCTTCACGACCGGGTGGCGGGGCGCCCGCGACTTTCGGCCTACCTTTTCTCGCCGCGGCGCCTGCCTTTCAATCAGGAAGACATCTTCCGGTACTACCCCGAACTCGATGGTTGA
- a CDS encoding (2Fe-2S)-binding protein: MKLTVGLTVNGKSETAEIEPAASLLELLRDGLGLKGTKLCCNTGECGACTVLLDGKPVNSCVTLAADAAGAEVTTIEGLADGDRLHPIQQAFIDTAAVQCGYCTPGFILSVKALLDRTRKPTMEEIEEAVSGNICRCTGYAKIVDAIVLAARRMEERG, translated from the coding sequence ATGAAGCTCACGGTCGGCTTGACGGTGAACGGCAAGAGCGAAACCGCGGAGATCGAGCCGGCGGCGTCCCTGCTCGAGCTGCTGCGCGACGGGCTCGGACTCAAGGGAACGAAGCTCTGCTGCAACACCGGAGAATGCGGCGCGTGCACGGTGCTCCTCGACGGGAAGCCCGTGAATTCGTGCGTCACCCTGGCGGCCGACGCGGCCGGCGCGGAGGTCACCACGATCGAGGGGCTGGCGGACGGCGACCGGCTCCACCCGATCCAGCAGGCCTTCATCGATACCGCCGCCGTGCAATGCGGCTACTGCACGCCCGGCTTCATCCTGTCGGTCAAAGCGCTGCTCGACCGCACCAGAAAACCGACGATGGAAGAGATCGAGGAAGCGGTTTCCGGCAACATTTGCCGCTGCACCGGCTACGCGAAGATCGTGGACGCGATTGTTCTCGCGGCCCGGCGGATGGAAGAAAGGGGCTGA
- a CDS encoding LLM class flavin-dependent oxidoreductase, translating into MRFGTFSYNQARPWVPEARSFEELLEQIELSERLGFDEAWFAEHHHSDYGQIASPNLIIAALAHRTRRLRMGALVNVLPLCDPMRLAEECAILDILTGGRLNVGVGRGVPRDDLKHGLDRETAQARFEEGVEILLRAWREESFTHEGSAWRYIDASCRPRPIQRPHPPVYYGATSPDSPAMVARRGWNLALSRQPLANCARAIAAYRAERAALGNPPGGGDAVLVRDIYVAETDEQAWAEALPEIVRFWQLATDNLWSRDPVEAADLPRFTERFPYYPGGLTAARLDEWGVSLIGSPKTVAEKARAMIETARPDSLVGIFSFGGLGHAQVIRSLELFATRVMPLLKS; encoded by the coding sequence ATGAGATTCGGCACGTTCAGCTATAATCAGGCGCGGCCGTGGGTGCCCGAGGCCCGCAGCTTCGAAGAGCTGCTCGAGCAAATCGAGCTGAGCGAACGGTTGGGCTTCGACGAAGCCTGGTTTGCCGAGCATCACCATTCGGACTACGGACAGATTGCGTCCCCCAATCTCATCATCGCGGCCCTGGCCCACCGCACGCGTCGACTCCGAATGGGCGCGCTGGTCAATGTGCTTCCGCTCTGCGATCCGATGCGCCTCGCGGAAGAGTGCGCGATTCTGGATATCCTGACCGGGGGGAGATTGAATGTCGGCGTCGGCCGCGGCGTCCCCCGCGACGATCTAAAGCACGGGCTCGACCGCGAAACCGCGCAGGCGCGTTTCGAGGAAGGCGTCGAGATCCTGTTGCGGGCCTGGAGGGAAGAATCGTTCACGCACGAAGGCTCGGCCTGGAGATACATCGACGCCTCCTGCCGCCCCCGCCCGATCCAGCGGCCGCATCCGCCCGTCTATTACGGCGCCACCTCTCCGGACAGCCCGGCCATGGTCGCGCGCCGCGGCTGGAACCTCGCGCTCTCGCGCCAGCCGCTCGCCAACTGTGCGCGCGCCATCGCAGCTTACCGGGCCGAGCGCGCGGCGCTCGGCAATCCTCCCGGGGGCGGCGACGCCGTTCTCGTCCGCGACATCTACGTCGCCGAAACCGACGAGCAGGCCTGGGCCGAGGCTCTTCCCGAAATCGTTCGGTTCTGGCAGCTGGCCACGGACAACCTCTGGAGCCGCGACCCGGTGGAGGCCGCCGACCTGCCTCGCTTTACGGAGCGTTTTCCCTATTATCCCGGCGGTCTTACCGCGGCGAGACTCGACGAATGGGGTGTGTCCCTGATCGGCAGCCCGAAAACGGTGGCGGAAAAGGCGCGCGCGATGATCGAGACCGCGCGGCCGGACAGCCTGGTGGGAATTTTCAGTTTCGGCGGGCTCGGCCACGCGCAGGTGATCCGCTCGCTCGAGCTATTCGCAACACGCGTGATGCCCCTCCTGAAGTCCTAG
- a CDS encoding ABC transporter substrate-binding protein: MRGTLRFWFLITYLAALGSAASSPAQPSRLSRLRLAVSTATPHNTPLWVAKDRRIFEKYGVDVQMIFVMGGTLVSQMLASGEIQVAANAPAALLGLVAGGEKISMFLGISNTSPFTLVSQPHIKTAAALKGKRIGTARFGGSSHISALIALDHLGLDLKRDKIVLLQTGLDPERVAALEQKGLDAAMLQRLATKTMLAKGYTQLLNLTQAKIPYQNTVLAARRDYMASHAQVFDGFLRALVEGYAYVFNKENKQAVKEVLAKNLRLPNADAAEDFYLEALDEMDRKPYPTLEGTRTVIKYVAEQNPKVASVKPEQIVDPSWLKKLEAEGFFDKVYRGN, encoded by the coding sequence ATGCGCGGCACGTTGCGATTCTGGTTCCTGATCACGTACCTGGCGGCGCTGGGGAGCGCCGCCTCCTCGCCGGCTCAGCCTTCCAGGCTGTCGCGTCTCCGTCTGGCGGTTTCCACGGCAACGCCGCACAACACGCCGCTTTGGGTGGCGAAGGACAGGAGAATCTTTGAAAAATACGGCGTGGACGTCCAGATGATTTTCGTCATGGGAGGCACCCTGGTGAGCCAGATGCTCGCCTCCGGCGAGATCCAGGTCGCGGCGAACGCCCCCGCGGCGTTGCTCGGCCTCGTTGCCGGCGGCGAGAAGATCTCGATGTTCCTCGGGATCAGCAACACCTCCCCCTTCACGCTCGTGAGCCAGCCGCACATCAAGACGGCCGCCGCTCTCAAGGGAAAGCGCATCGGCACGGCTCGGTTCGGCGGCTCGTCGCATATCTCGGCGTTGATCGCTCTGGACCATCTGGGCCTCGATCTCAAACGCGACAAGATCGTCTTGCTCCAGACCGGGCTCGATCCCGAGCGCGTGGCCGCGCTGGAGCAAAAGGGTCTCGACGCGGCGATGCTGCAGCGGCTGGCGACGAAGACGATGCTCGCCAAGGGCTATACGCAGCTGCTCAACCTGACGCAGGCGAAAATTCCGTACCAGAACACCGTGCTCGCCGCCCGGCGCGACTACATGGCGAGCCACGCGCAGGTTTTCGACGGCTTTCTGCGGGCGCTGGTCGAGGGTTACGCGTACGTCTTCAACAAGGAAAACAAGCAGGCGGTCAAAGAGGTGCTGGCCAAAAATCTCAGGCTGCCGAACGCGGACGCCGCGGAGGATTTCTACCTCGAGGCCCTCGACGAGATGGACCGCAAGCCGTACCCGACGCTCGAAGGTACCCGCACGGTGATCAAGTACGTCGCCGAGCAGAACCCGAAGGTCGCCTCCGTGAAGCCGGAGCAGATCGTCGATCCGAGCTGGCTCAAGAAGCTCGAGGCGGAAGGATTTTTCGACAAGGTCTATCGGGGCAATTGA